In Treponema rectale, a single genomic region encodes these proteins:
- a CDS encoding YkgJ family cysteine cluster protein encodes MENKFYDNGLHFECQRCSYCCGHSPGFVYLSKRDLLTLCTHFNLNIDVFVKKYCRWAGYYEGKTVLALFEKKNYDCILWNNGCSAYEARPVQCSAYPFWSWMIADKTTWNECAADCPGMNKGRLWSKEQIEKASKESDENIPITKEEVELLIKQQQDS; translated from the coding sequence CATTTTGAATGCCAGCGCTGCTCTTACTGCTGCGGTCACTCACCAGGATTTGTGTATCTTTCAAAAAGAGACCTGCTTACTCTCTGCACTCACTTCAATCTGAACATAGATGTTTTTGTAAAAAAATACTGCCGCTGGGCCGGATACTATGAAGGCAAAACCGTCCTGGCTTTATTTGAAAAAAAGAATTACGACTGCATTCTCTGGAACAACGGCTGCTCAGCCTATGAAGCCCGTCCTGTACAATGCTCGGCTTATCCATTCTGGTCCTGGATGATTGCAGATAAAACCACCTGGAATGAATGTGCCGCAGACTGTCCCGGAATGAACAAAGGCAGACTCTGGTCCAAAGAACAGATAGAAAAAGCTTCAAAAGAAAGTGATGAAAATATTCCCATAACAAAAGAAGAAGTTGAACTGCTTATAA